In Acidimicrobiales bacterium, the sequence GCCGCGGTCGACTTGCTGGGTGATCCCCGCCGCTCGGTGGTGCGGGTGGTGCCGACCGCCGAGGGCGCGCCGCGCCGCATCGCCCGGCTGTGCCTCGACCACGTCCGGTTCGACAACGTCGACTTCAGCGGCGCGTCGATCGACGACGCGCTCTTGAGCGACGTGACCATCTGGGCGTGGGGGCCGAACCTCACGACCGGGGTGCAGGGGATGACGATCAACGGGGTCGAGATCCAGCCGCTCGTCGACGCCGAGCTCGACCGCCGTTTCCCCGAGCGGGCCCGGCTGCGCGACATCGCCGACGCGCCGTCGATGCTCGCGGGGGTCGAGGCGCTCGACCGCATGTGGACGCCGACGATCGAGCACGCGGCCTCACTCGATCCGGCGCTGCTGCGCGAGACCGTCGGCGACGGCTTCTCGTTCATCGACACGCTCCGGCACCTGGTGTTCGGGTTCGATGCGTGGATGCGGCGGACGGCCCTCGGGCAGACCGACCCGTACCACGCGCTCGCGCTCGCCTTCCCCGACGCGTCGGGCACGTGGTCGGTGGACGGCCCGGTGCCGTGGTCGACGGTCGGCATCGACATCGACGCCCGACCGTCGCTCGACGCAGTCGTCGCCGCCCGCCGCGAGAACACCGACCTCGCGTTGGCGCTGCTGCGAGACAGATCCGACGAGGAGCTCCGCGAAGTGCCGCCCGACTCCGACGCGCCGGGCTACCCCGGGTCGAGGTCGGCGCGCAGCATCTGGCAGGCGCTCGAGACGTTCGTCAACGAGGAGTGGTGGCACCACCAGTACGCCGTCCGCGACCTCGCCGTGGTGGAGCAGCGCGCCGCGGGCGCCTCCTAATGGTGCGTCTGGCTGCGCCTTCGTCGTGCGTCCTGGCCGGGTACAGTTAGCAGCGGACCTTCAGGCCGACTCGGCGGAGCGCTTGAGGCCGTTGAGCTCCATGTCGACGTAGCGGGCGAACGTCTTGCCGAACAGCACGCCCATCGGTCCGGCGAGCAGGCCGGTCTGGGTGAACGTGAGGCGCAGCTCGCTGTGGCTGTCGTCGACCGGCTTCACGTAGTGCCCGCCCACCGACTTCACGCCTCCAGCGCTCGACGACCACACGAACGCCGTGCCTTCGTCGACCTCGTCGATCGTCCACTTGGCGGCGCGGAACTTCGGCTGCTTGACGGTGGCCGTGGTGCCCGGCGCGAGCGGTCCGTGGAGCTCGACTTGTTCCATCGAGTCGGTCCACTCCGGCCAGCTGTGTGGGTCGGCGACCGCAGCCCACAGCTTGGCGGCAGGGACGTCGACGGCGATGGTGCGCTCGATCTCCATGGGTTCCCTCCCGGCGCCGTTCGTCGACGCCGTCGGTACGCTGACGGACTCCCAGCCCTTGCATCTTGCCGAACGGAGTCGCGATGCCACCACCTGGCCACGGGCCGCAGTGGTCGATGATGCGGTCGTTCCGGCGCGACCAGTCGGTGGTCGACCACAAGATCGCACCCGGCACGGCTCGTCGCATGTTCGGCTTCGCCCGGCCCTACCGCCGGCTGTTGGGCGGGTTCCTCGTGATGATCGTGGTCGACGCGGTGATCGGTGCCGTCAACCCCCTGTTGCTCCGGGAGATCATCAACCAGGGGATCATCGAGCGTCGCAAGGGGCTCGTCGTCGCGCTGGCGCTGGTGGTGGCAGGGCTGGCCGTGGCCGAGGCCTTCTTGTCGCTGATCGAGCGGTGGGTGTCGGCCCGCGTGGGTGAAGGCCTGATCTTCGACATGCGATCGAAGGTGTTCCGCCACATCCAGAAGATGCCGTTGGCGTTCTTCACCCGCACCCAGACGGGCGCCCTGATCACCCGCCTGAACAACGACGTGCTGGGCGCGCAGCAGGCGTTCACCGACACGTTGTCCAACGTCGTGAGCAATCTCGTCGGCGTGGCGATCGTGCTGGCGGCGATGTTCGTGCTGTCGTGGCAGATCACGCTGGTCGCATTGCTGCTGCTGCCAGTGTTCGTCTTCCCCGCACGCTGGGTGGGCCGCAAGCTGGCCACCATCACCCACGAGGCCTACGGCCTGAACGCCGAGATGAACACCACGATGACCGAGCGGTTCAACGTGGCCGGCGCCCAACTGGTGAAGTTGTTCGGCGACCCGGAGGCGGAGGCGGCCACGTTCGAGCGGCGGGCCGGTCGGGTGCGTGACATCGGGGTCACGTCGGCGATGTACAGCCGGGTGTTCTTCGCGTCGATGATGCTCACCGCGTCGCTGGCCACCGCGCTCGTCTACGGCTGGGGAGGGGTGTCGGCAGTGAACGGCGCGCTCGACGTCGGTACGGTCGTCGCGCTCACCGCCTACTTGGCGCGGCTGTACGGGCCGCTCACCTCGCTGTCGAACGTCAACGTCGACGTCATGACCGCGCTCGTGTCATTCGAACGGGTCTTCGAGGTGCTCGACCTTCCGCCGATGATCGACGAGCGGGCCGATGCGCAAGCATTGCGTCGAGGTCCGACCAGCCTCGAGTTCGACCACGTCGGCTTCAGCTACCCCGTGCCGTCGGAAGTGTCGTTGGCGTCGCTCGAAGCGGTGGCGGTGCTCGAGAACCCTCCGCACCAGCAAGTGTTGTTCGACGTGTCCTTCGAGGCCGAGCCGGGCCAGCTCGTGGCGCTGGTCGGTCCGTCCGGTGCCGGCAAGACCACGATCAGTCACCTGGTGAGCCGCCTGTACGACGTGCGGTCGGGCGCCGTTCGCCTCCAGGGCGTCGACGTGCGCGACGTCACGTTCGACTCGCTGCGCGCCACCGTCGGCGTCGTCACACAGGACGCGCACCTGTTCCACGAGACCATCGGCGACAACTTGCGTTACGCCAAGCCCCACGCCACCGACGCCGAGCTGCGCCACGCAATCGAACAGGCCCAGATCGCCGACCTCGTCGACTCGTTGCCCGACGGACTCGACACCCTCGTCGGCGACCGCGGCTACCGCCTCTCCGGCGGCGAGAAGCAGCGCATCGCGATCGCCCGCCTGCTGTTGAAGGCCCCCGATCTCGTGGTGCTCGACGAGGCCACCGCGCACCTCGACTCCGAGTCGGAGCAAGCTGTGCAGCGGGCGTTCGATCGTGCGCTCGAAGGCCGCACGTCGCTGGTGATCGCCCACCGCCTTTCCACGATCCGCAACGCGGACCAGATCCTGGTGCTCGACCGCGGCCGCATCGTCGAGCGTGGCCGCCACGCCGACCTCTTGGCCCGCGACGGCCTCTACGCCGAGTTGTACCGCACCCAGTTCGAGACGTCCCCCATCCCCGCCGCATAGCCACCCCGCCGCACAGCCACCCCGCCGCACCGTCCCCCGCAACCAAATCGCGAGAATGTGGCGGGCACCGGGTCGCAGACCCCGCAGCCGACGTGCTGAACTGCCCGTGCCCGGACTTCCGCTCCACCCGGGCAGGGGGAAAGCCCACATGGCCACCGAGATCCACGGCAGTTGCGACGAGGCCTTCGCGCCGGTCCGCGACGCCTTCGCTGCCAACTTCGACAGCGGCCTGGAAGTGGGGGCGAGCGTGTACGTCACCCGCGACGGCGTCCCCGTGGTCGACCTGTGGGCCGGCACCCGCAACGACGCGGGCGAGCCGTGGGAGCGCGACACGCTCGTCAACGTCTGGTCGACCACCAAGACGATGGCGGCGATCACGATGTTGATGCTCGCCGACCGTGGCGAGATCGACCTCGACGCGCCGGTCGCCGAGTACTGGCCCGAGTTCAAGGCCAACGGCAAAGACGGCGTGCTCGTGCGCCACGTGCTTGCGCACAGCGCCGGGCTGCCCGGTTGGGATCCGGCGATCCAAACGAGCGACCTCGCCGACCCCGACAAGGCGTGCGCCGTGCTGGCTGCCCAGGAGACCTGGTGGGAGCCCGGCACCAAGTCGGGGTACCACGGGATCACCCAGGGATTCCTCGAGTGGGGGATCGTGCGCCGCGTGACCGGCCGCACGCTCGGCCGGTTCTTCGCCGACGAAGTGGCCGGCCCGCTCGGTGCCGACTTCTACATCGGCCTGCCCGAGGAGGCCGACGACCGCGTCGCGCAGTTGTACCCGCCCGACATGGGTCTGACCGCCGGCAGCAACCCGCTCACGGGCGGCGACGTCGACCCGTTGGCCCTCAGGGCGCTCGCGAGCTGCCCCCTCACCGGCAACGAGCCCAACGAGCGGTGGTGGCGGGCCGCGGAGATCCCCGCGGCCGGTGGCACCGGCAACGCCCGTTCCGTCGGCCGGGTGCACTCGGCGCTCGCGTGCGACGGTGAGGTCGACGGCGTGCGCCTGATGTCGGCGAAGACCCTCGACCGCGTGCTCGAGGAGCAGACCAACGGGATCGACGCGGTGCTCGGCTGGCCGATGCGCTACGGCATCGGGTTCGGGCTGATGAGCGAGGCGACGCCGCTCAGCGCCAACGAGCGCGCCTTCTTCTGGGGCGGTTGGGGCGGGTCGATCGCTTTGATCGATCGCGACGCCCGTATGACGGTCACGTACACCATGAACAAGATGACGGGCGGCACCACGGGCGACATGCGGGCCATTGGTTGCATCTTCGGCGCGTACCAGGCGCTCGCCAACGGCGCCTGAGCGCGCTGCCCGCCAACCCCCGGCCTGACGAACCACCCGGGTGGCCACCTAGGCTGGAGGCATGTCGCGCGAGCAGCATCCCGGCTCCCGTGTCGAGCGGGTGGGTGCCGCAGTCGAATCGGCGGTCGAGTCGGCCGTGGAGACGGCGGCGGAGGTGTTCGCGCGCCCGAAGCTACGCGGTCGCCTGCACCAACTCGCGCTGATCGGCTCGTTGGTCGGGCTCGTGTGGATCGTAGGCGCCGCGCCCACCACCCGCGCGCGGGTGTCGGCGTGGATCTATGCGTCGGCCGCGGTGCTGCTGTACTTCGTGAGCTCCACGTACCACGTGTTCGCGAAGTCGCCGCGGGCCCGGCGCATCATGCAGCGAGTCGACCACTCGATGATCTACGTGCTCATCGCCGGCACATTCACCCCGATCGCCGTGCTGGTGTTGCGCGACCCGCTGCGCTGGCCGGCGCTGGCGATCATGTGGGCAGGCGCGTTCGGCGGCGTCGCCCTGAAGACGTTCGGGTTCCGCTACCGCAAGGTGGGCGGCGCGGTGTACATCGTGCTCGGCTGGGCCGGGCTGATCGCGTTCCCGTCGCTGGTGCACCGGCCCACCTTGTTCTTGCTGGTGGCGGCCGGCGGTGCGCTCTACACCGTCGGGGCCATCTTGTTCAGCCTCCGGCGTCCCGTGCTGTCGCCCAAGTGGTTCGGCTACCACGAGGTCTGGCACATCTTCGTGGTGGCCGCCGGCGTGCTGTTGTTCATCGCGAACTACCGCATCGTCCACGCCGGCTGACGGTTGGCGCGCGCTGCGGGTGCTGCGCCGCGAGGAGCCGTCAGAAGCAGAGCCCGTTGTCGCCGACCGACACGTCGGCCCCGGGTGTCGCCGCCGTCGCCGTGACCGTGTCGCCTGGGCGGATCGTGCCGCACATGTACGACTCGAACCCGCCGTGGCTGTGGATGGTGATGAGGTCGGCGAGCCCGGGCCGATCGATGGCGACCGTCCAGCCGTCTGGCAGGTCGCCCGACCCGGTCACGAGGCCCGCGTGGTGCGCGACGTATCGGCATCGCCGGGTCTTGTCGTAGCTCGCTTCGCAGCCGTCGGTGGCCCCGTCGGGCGCTCCGTTGGTGGTGGCCGGGGGGTCGAGGTCGCCGGGTGGCCCGGATGGGGGAGCGGCCACCGGATCGCCGCAGTGGGCTGGGGTCTCGGGCAGGTCGCCGCCGGTGAACCAGGGGTCGCGGCCCTCCCAGCCGTACCAGTTGACCAGCACCTCCGACCACGCGAAGCCGTGCACGGGGCAGTCGTCGTACGAGCCCGACACGTCGAACGGCACCCGTTGCACGAGGCGGTTGCCGTGAGGGTCGGCCAGTGGCTCGGTGCGAGAGAACGCCGGGTCGAGGCCGAGATCGAACGCGGGCACGGTCACGTGGCCGCCGTCGGGTGTGGCGAGGGTCCCGCCGCCGTAGCTCACCCGGTATTGCCAAGCTTGGGTGACGAGGCTCTCCAGCGTGCGCTGCAGCCCCACGCCTTGCAGCAGTGCGCCGGAGACGCCGTCGAGGTGGCGGTACGAGAGGTGCTCGACGTGCAGCTCGCGGTCGAGAGGCACCGACACGCCGCTCGGCAACCGCAGCGTGGCGAGCACCCGATACGTCGGCTGGTTCGGGTCGACGCCGAGCTGGCGCATCAGCCCGTTCGGGGTGTCGTGGTAGGCCTGCACGTCGAACATGAGCTGCGCGCCGTTGCCGAGGTCGGCGTACACCAGCTCCCACGGCCATTGCAGGTTGTAGTACTGCAGGTACCGGGCGTGCAGCTGGGTCGAGATCGCGAGCCCGAGGCCCACGGGGATGTCCTCCACCGGGTTCGACTCGTGCGTCATCGACAGCGTGGAACGGGCCGGGTCGACCTGCTCGGCGATCGTCCGCCCGTCGGCCCACCGCACGGTGAAGCCGCCCGTGAGCACGCGCGCCACCTGCTGGTACTGGAAGCCGCGCGACGGCAAGCCGAAGTCTTCGGGCACGCCGTAGAACCAGCGGCCGGTGCCACCCGCGAGCAGTGGTGGGTCGGCCATCGTGGCGTGCAGGTCGGCCTGGATGTCGATGGGTTCGCCGCCCGGGAACATCCGGGCGTGTGGCTGGTCGAGCGTGAGCCGGTAGGTGGGCGCAGCGAGGTTGGTGCGCTGCCACCGGTCGATCAGGCGGTTGCCGGCGGTGGCGTCGACGGTGTCGAGGCGGAGCCGTTGCTGCGCACCCGGCAGGTCCCACGTCATGTTGTGGACGAGTTGGTCACCCGATGCGGTGTGGCCCCAGTCGGCCGGGCCGTCGTCGCTCATGAATCCCTGCCCGCGGTAGGCGCCTTGCAGGGGGTACAGCGCGTAGCTGGAGCTCACCAGCCCGTCTTGTTGCGTGTAGGCGATGGCCAGCACGTAGCGGTTGCCGGAGGTGGTGACGAGGTTGGCGGCACCCCACCAGTAGTCCCAACTCGCCAAGTGCGCGCTCTCGTCGTCGGGAAAGGTGAGCGCGCCGCGGTTGGCGCCGGTGCCAGGGGGTGCGCCGAAGGCCGCCGGCGCTGTGGCCGCAACCGCGCACAACAAGGCCGCGACGGCCACTGTGGCCCACCGTGATCGCTTCACCAGGTGCATGGGCACCGCTCCGTCCCCAGGCGCTGCGGAGTCTGCTGGCGGCATGCTCGCGCGGATCAACCGGCGCTGCCTTGCGTTGGCGTCAGGCAGTTCCTACGATTTAGAACGCGTTCTAAAGACTTGGGCGGATGGGCCGTGTGGCGAACCGGCCGCGAGGCGCGACGCACGTTCATCCGCTCGAGTCATCTGCCCCGGGAGGCTGCCATGACCGGATCCGACGACCGGTACACCGTCATCTCTGCCGACACCCACGCGGGTGGGAGCCACGCGCAGTACCGCGAGTTCCTCGAGGAGAAGTACCTCGAGCAGTTCGACGCCTGGCGCGAGAAGTACCGCAACCCGTTCAGCGACCTCGGCGACGACCGGCGCCTGCGCAACTGGGACGACGAGATGCGCAACCGCCAACAAGACGAAGACGGCGTGTCGGGCGAGGTGATCTTCCCCAACACCGTGCCGCCCTTCTTCCCGAGCTTCGTGCTGTTCGCACCCCCGGCCAAGCCCGACGACTACGAGCTGCGCCTTGCCGGCGTGCGTGCGCACAACCGCTGGATGGTCGACTTCCAGAACCGCTTCCCGGAGCGGCGCGCGGGCATCGGGCAGATCTTCATCAACGACATCGACGACGCCATCGAAGACGTGAAGTGGATCGCCGAGCACGGTCTGCGTGGCGGCATCTTGTTGCCGAACGTGCCGCCCGACGTCACGTGGATCAAGCCGATCTACCACCCCGACTACGACCGGCTGTGGGAGGTCTGCGAGGACCTCGGCGTGCCCGTCAACATCCACGGCGGCACCGGCACGCCCAACTATGGGCGCACCCCGGCAGCGCTGTTGATGCTGCTGGCCGAAGCCGGCCACTTCTCGCGCCGGCCACTGCTGTTCCTTCTGCTCGGCGGCGTGCTCGAGCGGTTCCCGAAGCTCAACGTGGTGCTCACCGAACAGGGCGCAGCGTTCCTGCCGGGCTTGCTCGACCAGCTCGACGGTGTGATCAAGAGCGTGCGTGACAACGGCGCGATCGGTGAGCTGCGGTTCGCGGAAGACGCGGTGCTGCCCCGGAGCGCCACCGAGTACGTGGCGCAGAGCGTGTGGTTCGGCGCCAGCTTCCCGACCCGCAAGGACGTGGCGGCGGTGTGCGACACGATCGGGCTCGATCACCTCATGTGGGGCAGCGACTACCCCCACGACGAAGGCACGTTCCCGCACACGCTCCCCGCGCTGCGCCAGGTGTTCCACGACTGGGACCCCGCCGACGTGCGCCAGGTCCTCACCGACAACCCGGCACGCCTCTACGGCTTCGACCCCAGCGCGCTGGCGGCGCACGCGGCGCAGTTCGGGCCGAAGGTCTCAGAGGTGGCCGAGCCGCTCACCGAGCTGCCCGACAAGCCGAACGAAGCGATCCTGCGCAACGCCCGGGAGCTGCGTCACGCGTCGTAGCGCCCTGGCGTTCCCGCGCAACCAGCGAGCTACGCGGAACACCGGGTGCGCCGGCGCGATCCGCGCCAGCTCGTCGTCGGTCGACGTCGCGTCGACGCCGTCGAAGAACTTGCCGACCTCCGCCTTCCAACGGCGCAGGTACTCGCGCAGGATCGAGGGTCGCTGCGACACGTCGACCTCCACGAGGGTGACTTCCTACGAGGCCGCCGTCGACCTCGCCGCCGATCGCGTCGGCATCACGAGCTGACAGCTGCCTCCGCGCCGAGGCGGTCGCCGGGCTCCACCAGCACGCAGTGGGTGCCGCGGTAGATCGTGGGCATGCACTTGTTGCAGTGGATGCACAGCGAGCCGCGATCGTCGCCGGCCTGCCAACGAGCCAGCAGCTCGGGCTCGCGCAGGAGCGCCCTGCCCATGGCCACGAACTCGAACCCTTCGGCCATGGCGCGGTGCACGGTGGCCAGCTCGCTGATGCCCCCGAGCAGCACGAGCGGCAGGTCGAGCGCGGCGCGGAACTGGCGCGCGGAGGGCAAGAAGTAGGCCTCTTCGTAGGGGTACGCGTGCAGGAAGCGGCCGCCCACGCGCTTGAACACCGGGCGCATGAACTTGGGCATCGCCACCGCCATCTCCTCGATGGGGGCGTCGCCTTTGAACAGGTACATCGGGTTCGCGAACGAGCTGCCGCCGGTGAGCGCCAGCGCGTCGACGGTGCCATCGTCTTGCAGCCAGCGGGCCACTTGCACGCTCTCGTCGAGCCAGAAGCCGCCGGGCACGCCGTCGTCCATGTTGAGCTTCGCGGTGATCGCGACGCGGTCGCCGAGCCGATCACGGATGGCGCGCATCACCTGGCGGGCGAACCGTGCCCGGTTCTGCAGCTCCGGCCCGCCCCACTGGTCGGTGCGGGTGTTCAGCTTCGGCGACAGGAACGAGCTCAGCAGGTAGCCGTGGCCGAGGTGCACCTCGATCGCGTCGAAGCCGCTCTCGGCAAGCAGCGCGGCGCCGTCGGCGAACGCCGCGGTGATCCGCTCGATGTCGGCTTCGGTTGCCGCGTGGCAGCGGCTCATCGACAGCGGGTTCAGCAACCGGGTGGGCCCGAGGTTGGGGAGCTTGGTGGCAGCCGAGTTGGCCACCGGGCCACCGTGGCCGACCTGCGCGGAGATGGCGGCGCCCTCGGCGTGCACGGCATCCGCGATGCGGCGGAGGCCGTCGGCGGCTTCGGGCCGCAAGAGGAGTGTGCGTCCGTCGGTGCTGCCCTCGGGCGACACGGTGCAGTACGCCACGGTGGTCATGCCCACCCCACCCGCGGCTGTGCGGGTGTGGAACCGGATGAGCCGGTCGCTCACCACGTTGTCGCGCAGCGGCCCTTCGAACGTCGCCGACTTGATGATCCGGTTCCGCAGCGTGACCGGCCCGAGCGTGGCCGGTGCGAACGGGTCAGGCGCTGTCATGTCGGCCATCGGCCAACTCTGACACACCGTCAGGA encodes:
- a CDS encoding DinB family protein, coding for MSDDGTVVEIAGEPNWMAQVSAAVDLLGDPRRSVVRVVPTAEGAPRRIARLCLDHVRFDNVDFSGASIDDALLSDVTIWAWGPNLTTGVQGMTINGVEIQPLVDAELDRRFPERARLRDIADAPSMLAGVEALDRMWTPTIEHAASLDPALLRETVGDGFSFIDTLRHLVFGFDAWMRRTALGQTDPYHALALAFPDASGTWSVDGPVPWSTVGIDIDARPSLDAVVAARRENTDLALALLRDRSDEELREVPPDSDAPGYPGSRSARSIWQALETFVNEEWWHHQYAVRDLAVVEQRAAGAS
- a CDS encoding SRPBCC family protein codes for the protein MEIERTIAVDVPAAKLWAAVADPHSWPEWTDSMEQVELHGPLAPGTTATVKQPKFRAAKWTIDEVDEGTAFVWSSSAGGVKSVGGHYVKPVDDSHSELRLTFTQTGLLAGPMGVLFGKTFARYVDMELNGLKRSAESA
- a CDS encoding ABC transporter ATP-binding protein → MPPPGHGPQWSMMRSFRRDQSVVDHKIAPGTARRMFGFARPYRRLLGGFLVMIVVDAVIGAVNPLLLREIINQGIIERRKGLVVALALVVAGLAVAEAFLSLIERWVSARVGEGLIFDMRSKVFRHIQKMPLAFFTRTQTGALITRLNNDVLGAQQAFTDTLSNVVSNLVGVAIVLAAMFVLSWQITLVALLLLPVFVFPARWVGRKLATITHEAYGLNAEMNTTMTERFNVAGAQLVKLFGDPEAEAATFERRAGRVRDIGVTSAMYSRVFFASMMLTASLATALVYGWGGVSAVNGALDVGTVVALTAYLARLYGPLTSLSNVNVDVMTALVSFERVFEVLDLPPMIDERADAQALRRGPTSLEFDHVGFSYPVPSEVSLASLEAVAVLENPPHQQVLFDVSFEAEPGQLVALVGPSGAGKTTISHLVSRLYDVRSGAVRLQGVDVRDVTFDSLRATVGVVTQDAHLFHETIGDNLRYAKPHATDAELRHAIEQAQIADLVDSLPDGLDTLVGDRGYRLSGGEKQRIAIARLLLKAPDLVVLDEATAHLDSESEQAVQRAFDRALEGRTSLVIAHRLSTIRNADQILVLDRGRIVERGRHADLLARDGLYAELYRTQFETSPIPAA
- a CDS encoding serine hydrolase domain-containing protein — translated: MATEIHGSCDEAFAPVRDAFAANFDSGLEVGASVYVTRDGVPVVDLWAGTRNDAGEPWERDTLVNVWSTTKTMAAITMLMLADRGEIDLDAPVAEYWPEFKANGKDGVLVRHVLAHSAGLPGWDPAIQTSDLADPDKACAVLAAQETWWEPGTKSGYHGITQGFLEWGIVRRVTGRTLGRFFADEVAGPLGADFYIGLPEEADDRVAQLYPPDMGLTAGSNPLTGGDVDPLALRALASCPLTGNEPNERWWRAAEIPAAGGTGNARSVGRVHSALACDGEVDGVRLMSAKTLDRVLEEQTNGIDAVLGWPMRYGIGFGLMSEATPLSANERAFFWGGWGGSIALIDRDARMTVTYTMNKMTGGTTGDMRAIGCIFGAYQALANGA
- a CDS encoding hemolysin III family protein produces the protein MSREQHPGSRVERVGAAVESAVESAVETAAEVFARPKLRGRLHQLALIGSLVGLVWIVGAAPTTRARVSAWIYASAAVLLYFVSSTYHVFAKSPRARRIMQRVDHSMIYVLIAGTFTPIAVLVLRDPLRWPALAIMWAGAFGGVALKTFGFRYRKVGGAVYIVLGWAGLIAFPSLVHRPTLFLLVAAGGALYTVGAILFSLRRPVLSPKWFGYHEVWHIFVVAAGVLLFIANYRIVHAG
- a CDS encoding amidohydrolase family protein, which produces MTGSDDRYTVISADTHAGGSHAQYREFLEEKYLEQFDAWREKYRNPFSDLGDDRRLRNWDDEMRNRQQDEDGVSGEVIFPNTVPPFFPSFVLFAPPAKPDDYELRLAGVRAHNRWMVDFQNRFPERRAGIGQIFINDIDDAIEDVKWIAEHGLRGGILLPNVPPDVTWIKPIYHPDYDRLWEVCEDLGVPVNIHGGTGTPNYGRTPAALLMLLAEAGHFSRRPLLFLLLGGVLERFPKLNVVLTEQGAAFLPGLLDQLDGVIKSVRDNGAIGELRFAEDAVLPRSATEYVAQSVWFGASFPTRKDVAAVCDTIGLDHLMWGSDYPHDEGTFPHTLPALRQVFHDWDPADVRQVLTDNPARLYGFDPSALAAHAAQFGPKVSEVAEPLTELPDKPNEAILRNARELRHAS
- a CDS encoding NADH:flavin oxidoreductase, producing MADMTAPDPFAPATLGPVTLRNRIIKSATFEGPLRDNVVSDRLIRFHTRTAAGGVGMTTVAYCTVSPEGSTDGRTLLLRPEAADGLRRIADAVHAEGAAISAQVGHGGPVANSAATKLPNLGPTRLLNPLSMSRCHAATEADIERITAAFADGAALLAESGFDAIEVHLGHGYLLSSFLSPKLNTRTDQWGGPELQNRARFARQVMRAIRDRLGDRVAITAKLNMDDGVPGGFWLDESVQVARWLQDDGTVDALALTGGSSFANPMYLFKGDAPIEEMAVAMPKFMRPVFKRVGGRFLHAYPYEEAYFLPSARQFRAALDLPLVLLGGISELATVHRAMAEGFEFVAMGRALLREPELLARWQAGDDRGSLCIHCNKCMPTIYRGTHCVLVEPGDRLGAEAAVSS